A single region of the Moorena sp. SIOASIH genome encodes:
- a CDS encoding tetratricopeptide repeat protein, giving the protein MKRLIRILLILLLVVVSAATIITPPAMAQTQFSELTKAQIKQINQLRKKAFAATNQGNFPTAENYWTQLIELLPDNPVGWSNRGNLRVSQNKLEDAIADFTHAIELAPEATDPYLNRGAAYEGLRRWQDAIADYERLLKLDPKDAMAYNNLGNAKAGLGQWTEAIANYQKSIELAPKFAFAYANYALALYQIGETKEAIRTMRNTIRKYPQFADLRAALTAVLWANGKRGEAESNWVAAVGLDKRYQDLDWVEHVRRWPPMMVEALANFFNLK; this is encoded by the coding sequence ATGAAACGCTTGATTCGGATTTTACTGATTTTACTGCTTGTCGTTGTATCGGCTGCTACGATAATCACACCCCCAGCAATGGCGCAAACGCAATTTTCAGAATTGACAAAGGCTCAGATAAAACAAATTAACCAGTTAAGGAAAAAAGCATTTGCTGCTACGAATCAGGGTAATTTCCCAACTGCTGAAAATTACTGGACTCAGCTAATTGAGCTGTTGCCAGATAATCCCGTCGGTTGGAGTAATCGGGGTAACCTTAGAGTCAGCCAGAATAAATTAGAAGATGCGATCGCAGATTTTACTCACGCCATTGAGTTAGCACCAGAAGCCACTGACCCTTATCTCAATCGCGGTGCGGCTTATGAAGGACTTCGACGATGGCAAGATGCCATTGCTGACTATGAGCGATTGCTAAAACTTGATCCCAAGGATGCCATGGCTTACAACAACTTGGGGAATGCTAAGGCAGGACTAGGCCAATGGACAGAAGCGATCGCAAATTACCAAAAATCCATCGAGTTAGCGCCCAAGTTTGCCTTTGCCTATGCTAACTATGCTCTGGCGCTCTATCAAATTGGTGAGACCAAAGAAGCCATACGCACCATGCGCAATACCATCCGAAAATACCCCCAATTTGCCGATCTGCGAGCTGCTTTAACAGCCGTTTTGTGGGCTAACGGAAAACGGGGGGAAGCTGAGAGTAACTGGGTGGCAGCCGTTGGTCTCGACAAGCGCTACCAAGACTTGGACTGGGTAGAGCATGTCCGCCGTTGGCCACCAATGATGGTTGAGGCGTTAGCAAATTTCTTCAACCTTAAGTGA